A region of Thermovibrio ammonificans HB-1 DNA encodes the following proteins:
- a CDS encoding biotin--[acetyl-CoA-carboxylase] ligase, with protein sequence MEIVFLEEVDSTNDEAKRLPFKHGLCVVARKQRAGRGRRGRSWLSEAGKGLYASFILERLNLPIVSVAFGVAVLKTLKELDNRFYLKWPNDVYIEGKKVSGILVERTKDRLVVGVGINLSYGKEELQNLEKPATSLSAEGIEFNYNTLLKSLHKNVLELHARLKEGSFNPREFERECPLIGREVVVVRENERFRARALGIDTDGALVVERDGQITRLFSGEVSIRGV encoded by the coding sequence ATGGAAATCGTCTTCCTCGAAGAGGTAGATTCCACAAACGACGAAGCCAAAAGGCTCCCCTTCAAGCACGGCCTCTGCGTTGTGGCCCGAAAGCAGAGGGCAGGCAGGGGCCGAAGGGGAAGAAGCTGGCTCTCTGAGGCCGGAAAGGGGCTGTACGCCTCGTTTATTCTCGAGAGGCTAAACCTGCCAATTGTAAGCGTGGCTTTCGGCGTGGCGGTTCTGAAAACGCTCAAAGAGCTGGACAACCGCTTCTACCTGAAGTGGCCAAACGACGTTTACATAGAAGGTAAGAAGGTGAGCGGGATTCTCGTTGAGCGAACGAAGGACAGGCTGGTTGTAGGAGTCGGCATAAACCTTTCCTACGGGAAAGAGGAGCTTCAAAACCTTGAAAAACCGGCAACTTCTCTCAGTGCCGAAGGGATAGAATTCAACTACAACACCCTGCTTAAGTCGCTCCACAAAAACGTTTTAGAGCTTCACGCCCGGCTCAAAGAGGGAAGCTTCAACCCAAGGGAGTTTGAGAGGGAGTGCCCCCTAATAGGGCGGGAAGTGGTGGTAGTTCGGGAAAACGAGCGTTTTCGGGCAAGGGCCCTGGGCATAGACACAGACGGAGCACTCGTTGTTGAAAGAGACGGACAGATAACGAGACTCTTTTCCGGAGAGGTAAGCATCCGTGGAGTTTGA